In the genome of Dehalobacter sp., one region contains:
- a CDS encoding DUF190 domain-containing protein, which yields MNSEGKGKVLRIFLNENTRHGNTLLYEAIVKSAFDNGLAGSMVFRGVEGFGFCCPSCRTRSEGMTISSCQPMVIEFIDTEAKLNELIPVLKGMMKTGAIIMQDADIILNSFE from the coding sequence ATGAACAGTGAGGGGAAGGGAAAGGTTCTGAGGATTTTTCTCAATGAGAATACACGTCATGGAAATACTCTCCTATATGAGGCAATTGTGAAAAGTGCCTTTGACAATGGGTTGGCTGGCTCCATGGTTTTCAGGGGTGTAGAAGGGTTCGGTTTCTGTTGTCCTTCATGTAGAACTAGAAGCGAGGGCATGACCATTTCTTCATGTCAGCCCATGGTAATCGAGTTCATTGATACCGAAGCAAAATTGAATGAGCTGATTCCTGTTTTGAAAGGAATGATGAAAACCGGGGCCATCATAATGCAGGATGCGGATATTATATTGAACAGTTTCGAGTAA